The following coding sequences lie in one Alicyclobacillus curvatus genomic window:
- a CDS encoding NADH-quinone oxidoreductase subunit B has translation MDLTAARNLPIIQYEGFSPEENEILRRGVIVNSLEVIKGWARSNSLWPLTFGLACCAIEMMGTGAANYDLDRFGIIFRASPRQSDVMIVAGTVTKKMAPLLRRLYDQMAEPKWVVSMGVCATAGGPYVNSYSVVKGVDQIVPVDVYVPGCPPSPPALIYGLNMLQEKIRLEARGKKVQA, from the coding sequence ATGGACCTGACGGCGGCACGTAATCTGCCGATTATCCAGTATGAAGGCTTCTCGCCCGAGGAAAACGAGATCCTGAGAAGAGGCGTCATTGTCAATTCTCTCGAAGTCATCAAAGGCTGGGCACGCAGTAACAGTCTTTGGCCACTGACATTCGGTCTCGCATGCTGTGCAATTGAAATGATGGGAACCGGTGCGGCTAATTATGATCTCGATCGATTTGGTATCATCTTCCGTGCCTCACCGCGCCAGTCCGACGTCATGATTGTTGCCGGCACCGTGACCAAGAAGATGGCCCCCTTGCTGCGTCGCCTGTATGACCAGATGGCAGAACCAAAGTGGGTCGTATCGATGGGTGTTTGTGCAACTGCTGGTGGTCCTTACGTCAACAGTTATTCGGTTGTCAAGGGTGTCGACCAGATCGTTCCCGTTGACGTTTACGTCCCCGGATGCCCGCCATCTCCTCCAGCCCTCATCTATGGCCTCAACATGCTTCAGGAGAAGATCCGTCTTGAGGCCCGTGGGAAGAAGGTGCAGGCATGA
- the atpD gene encoding F0F1 ATP synthase subunit beta yields the protein MNKGTVVAVMGPVVDVRFPEGHLPAINHALRIDTEGEVPIHLTLEVALHLGDNVVRTVAMSSTDGLVRGSEVVDTGNTIAMPVGQATLGRIFNVLGEAIDEAGEVGTEERWSIHRDAPDFTQLSTKVEVFETGIKVIDLLAPYIKGGKIGLFGGAGVGKTVLIQELIHNIAKEHGGFSVFAGVGERTREGNDLYHEMKDSGVLEKTSMVFGQMNEPPGARLRVALSGLTLAEYFRDVEHRDVLFFVDNIFRFTQAGSEVSALLGRMPSAVGYQPTLATEMGQLQERIASTVNGSVTSIQAIYVPADDYTDPAPANTFAHLDSTTNLDRRISDMGLYPAVDPLASTSRALSPDIVGDEHYNVARGVQGILQRYKELQDIIAILGMDELSDDDKLVVQRARRIQNFLSQPNFVAEQFTGIPGKYVTVKDTVRSFKEILDGKYDEIPETYFRYKGAIEEVVEAAKKDGVAV from the coding sequence GTGAACAAGGGAACAGTTGTGGCAGTAATGGGACCGGTCGTTGACGTTCGGTTTCCGGAAGGCCACCTGCCAGCTATCAATCATGCGCTGCGCATCGATACCGAGGGCGAGGTTCCAATTCACCTGACGCTCGAAGTTGCACTGCATCTGGGCGACAACGTCGTCCGGACGGTCGCCATGTCCTCAACCGATGGACTCGTTCGCGGGTCTGAAGTTGTCGATACGGGCAACACCATTGCAATGCCGGTTGGACAGGCAACGCTCGGACGCATTTTCAACGTGCTCGGCGAGGCCATTGACGAGGCTGGCGAGGTTGGTACGGAAGAGCGCTGGTCGATTCACCGCGATGCACCAGACTTTACGCAACTGAGCACAAAGGTCGAAGTGTTCGAGACCGGTATTAAGGTCATCGATCTCCTCGCACCTTACATCAAAGGCGGAAAGATTGGTCTGTTCGGTGGTGCCGGTGTCGGCAAGACCGTCTTGATTCAGGAGCTCATTCACAACATCGCGAAGGAGCACGGTGGTTTCTCCGTGTTCGCGGGTGTTGGCGAACGTACCCGTGAAGGTAACGACCTGTACCACGAAATGAAGGACTCTGGCGTTCTCGAGAAGACCTCCATGGTCTTCGGTCAGATGAATGAGCCGCCTGGCGCACGTTTGCGCGTAGCGCTCTCCGGTCTGACCCTCGCGGAATACTTCCGTGACGTTGAACACCGCGATGTGTTGTTCTTCGTGGATAACATCTTCCGTTTCACACAGGCTGGTTCCGAAGTGTCCGCTCTGCTCGGTCGTATGCCGTCCGCCGTTGGTTATCAGCCAACACTGGCGACAGAAATGGGTCAGTTGCAGGAGCGTATCGCGTCGACTGTGAACGGATCGGTCACGTCTATCCAGGCCATTTACGTGCCTGCTGACGACTACACCGACCCAGCTCCGGCCAACACGTTTGCGCACTTGGACTCGACGACGAACCTTGACCGTCGCATTTCTGACATGGGTCTGTACCCAGCTGTCGATCCGCTGGCATCAACCTCCCGCGCCCTCTCCCCAGACATCGTGGGTGACGAGCACTACAATGTGGCTCGCGGCGTTCAGGGAATTCTGCAGCGCTATAAGGAACTGCAGGACATCATCGCGATTCTCGGTATGGATGAGCTCTCTGACGACGACAAGCTGGTTGTTCAGCGCGCGCGTAGAATTCAAAACTTCCTGTCGCAACCGAACTTCGTTGCTGAACAGTTTACAGGTATCCCAGGTAAGTACGTGACGGTGAAGGACACAGTCCGCAGCTTCAAGGAAATCCTGGATGGTAAGTACGACGAGATCCCGGAGACGTATTTCCGTTACAAGGGAGCCATCGAAGAGGTTGTCGAAGCAGCAAAGAAAGACGGCGTCGCAGTCTGA
- the atpE gene encoding ATP synthase F0 subunit C → MFDIAAGLLLGMGALGSGVGDGLVMSKYVEGISRQPEARGQIFAGSILGIAFVEAFPVIAMAFGIIILFGSGQL, encoded by the coding sequence ATGTTTGACATCGCCGCAGGACTTTTGCTTGGCATGGGCGCACTGGGTTCCGGTGTTGGCGACGGTTTGGTCATGAGCAAGTACGTCGAAGGTATCTCCCGTCAGCCTGAAGCTCGCGGTCAGATTTTTGCTGGTTCCATTCTTGGTATCGCGTTTGTCGAAGCTTTCCCGGTTATCGCGATGGCATTCGGGATTATCATCCTGTTCGGCTCTGGACAACTGTAA
- the atpG gene encoding ATP synthase F1 subunit gamma, with protein sequence MPQNARDIKRRITSFKKTAQITKAMEMVAAAKLRRVQEAVQLSKPYLAKMTEMLADIAGSARWIKHPLLAERPVKRTGYLVITSDRGLTGPYNSQVIRQGLNEFRKKDKATYTIYAVGRKGRDFFKRQGYPLGGEITGLPDSPTYVSVRPLAEQIVEAYANEEFDELYLVYNEFINAVTQMPVTKKVLPLSGVAAGAAGAGTASAGAASGTANAGGTATGAASTAAVPARKAPQYLFEPSPEAVFERLLPRFAETLVYQAVLDAKASEHGASMTAMGAATDAASEMIDDLTLVLNRARQAAITTQIVEIVGGAEALK encoded by the coding sequence GTGCCACAAAACGCAAGGGATATTAAACGGCGAATTACCAGTTTCAAAAAGACCGCGCAGATTACCAAAGCCATGGAAATGGTGGCGGCTGCAAAACTGCGCCGCGTTCAGGAAGCTGTACAGTTGTCGAAGCCTTATTTGGCGAAGATGACGGAGATGCTGGCGGACATAGCGGGATCGGCAAGGTGGATTAAACATCCGCTCCTCGCCGAGCGCCCCGTGAAGCGCACAGGTTACCTGGTCATCACCTCCGACAGAGGTTTGACGGGTCCGTACAACTCGCAGGTCATTCGACAAGGTTTGAACGAGTTCCGGAAGAAAGACAAAGCGACGTACACCATCTATGCTGTAGGTCGCAAGGGTCGCGACTTCTTCAAGCGTCAGGGCTACCCGCTCGGCGGCGAAATTACCGGGCTTCCGGATTCACCGACGTACGTGAGTGTGCGCCCGTTGGCGGAACAGATTGTTGAAGCCTACGCGAACGAAGAGTTCGATGAGCTTTATCTCGTGTACAACGAGTTCATCAACGCTGTGACACAGATGCCGGTGACGAAGAAAGTGTTGCCGCTGTCAGGTGTCGCCGCAGGAGCTGCTGGAGCAGGAACGGCCAGTGCGGGAGCTGCCTCAGGAACAGCAAACGCCGGCGGAACCGCGACAGGCGCTGCAAGCACCGCCGCAGTGCCAGCTCGAAAAGCACCGCAGTACCTGTTTGAGCCAAGCCCGGAGGCTGTCTTCGAACGCCTGCTCCCGCGCTTCGCTGAGACCCTGGTGTACCAGGCTGTTCTCGACGCGAAGGCGAGTGAACACGGTGCCAGTATGACGGCGATGGGTGCAGCTACCGATGCTGCGTCGGAGATGATCGATGACTTGACGCTCGTACTGAACCGTGCGCGTCAGGCGGCGATTACGACGCAGATTGTGGAAATTGTCGGCGGCGCTGAAGCGCTCAAGTAG
- a CDS encoding NADH-quinone oxidoreductase subunit C — MSDEERPQSETSGDPVEAPKSARPEATAAEAAPATPATPSEPVASTKSETPSDPAAPEAKDAAEKGAAQSADKSADKSADKPAAPANASAAKAADADAPAPTAPAAAAPADASAAKATDADAPAPTAAAPADGEAKPVVRPAPAAKATVAKPAAAADGADGDAKPAGDAGAAKPAAAAGAAKPAATAGAAAGEKKAPPKKEAPPPDPRTIAAKELAEHIRATVAASLGDDVVEEAGAAQYKPMLRIRKDRWVETIDLLRKHEAWRLNYIELMAGTDYKDYLEVVTFIQSTELGHFVLLKTRTDKENPEIPSIVGIHPGVNWEEREIYDLLGVKFTNHPDLRRIMLWEGFKGHPLRKDYTPWEGEEGPDVAE; from the coding sequence ATGAGCGATGAGGAACGCCCGCAAAGCGAAACTTCTGGCGATCCGGTAGAAGCACCCAAGTCTGCGCGCCCCGAGGCGACTGCAGCTGAGGCAGCGCCAGCAACCCCGGCAACCCCATCGGAGCCGGTAGCGTCAACGAAGTCGGAAACCCCATCGGATCCGGCAGCTCCGGAGGCCAAGGACGCAGCGGAGAAGGGTGCAGCGCAATCGGCTGACAAGTCGGCTGACAAGTCGGCTGACAAGCCAGCCGCACCCGCAAACGCTTCGGCCGCGAAGGCTGCTGACGCCGACGCGCCGGCACCCACGGCACCCGCAGCAGCCGCACCAGCGGACGCTTCGGCCGCGAAGGCTACTGACGCCGACGCGCCGGCACCCACGGCAGCCGCACCAGCGGACGGCGAGGCTAAGCCCGTCGTGAGGCCGGCACCAGCCGCTAAGGCCACTGTTGCCAAGCCCGCTGCAGCCGCTGATGGGGCAGATGGTGATGCCAAGCCCGCAGGAGACGCAGGGGCTGCCAAGCCCGCTGCAGCCGCAGGAGCTGCCAAACCCGCAGCCACCGCTGGCGCAGCCGCCGGTGAAAAGAAAGCACCACCGAAGAAAGAAGCTCCGCCGCCGGACCCGCGGACCATCGCGGCGAAGGAATTGGCAGAGCATATTCGAGCCACCGTTGCAGCGAGCCTCGGTGACGACGTTGTCGAGGAAGCAGGAGCTGCGCAGTACAAGCCGATGCTCCGCATCCGCAAGGACCGCTGGGTGGAGACCATCGATCTCCTCAGAAAACACGAAGCCTGGCGCCTGAACTACATCGAACTGATGGCAGGCACCGATTATAAAGATTATCTCGAGGTCGTCACATTCATTCAATCGACGGAACTCGGACATTTTGTGCTGCTCAAAACCCGAACAGACAAGGAAAATCCGGAAATCCCCTCGATTGTCGGGATTCACCCCGGCGTGAACTGGGAAGAACGGGAGATCTACGACCTGCTCGGTGTCAAGTTTACCAACCACCCCGACCTTCGTCGCATCATGCTGTGGGAAGGATTCAAGGGGCACCCGCTGCGTAAGGATTACACGCCGTGGGAAGGGGAGGAGGGTCCCGATGTCGCTGAGTGA
- a CDS encoding acetyl-CoA C-acetyltransferase encodes MAKEVVIVSAVRTAIGSFMGSLASLSAPELGAIVITEALKRAGLDKSEVDEVILGNVLQAGLGQNPARQAAMKAGLGEEIPSMTINKVCGSGLKSVMLASSAIRAGDGDAYVAGGMESMSNAPYLLPGARSGYRMGDAQVVDSMIKDGLWCAFCDTHMGITAENIADKYSLTRSEQDEFSAVSQQRAEAAIKAGRFQDEIVPVMVKRRKGDAIAFDTDEFPRAGTTVDALAKLRPAFKKDGSVTAGNASGINDGAASLIVMSAEKAAALGLKPLARVLGYGSAGVDPAVMGLGPINATKKALKNSSLSLGDIELIEANEAFAAQSLGVAKELGFNMDIVNVNGGAIALGHPIGASGARILVTLLYEMAKRENRYGLATLCIGGGQGVSMVVERLA; translated from the coding sequence ATGGCGAAGGAAGTTGTCATTGTAAGCGCTGTCCGTACTGCAATTGGAAGTTTTATGGGGTCTCTGGCATCTCTATCTGCGCCTGAACTTGGTGCCATTGTCATCACGGAAGCCTTAAAGCGTGCAGGCCTCGACAAGTCGGAAGTGGACGAGGTCATCCTCGGTAACGTATTGCAGGCAGGCCTCGGCCAAAACCCGGCGCGGCAAGCGGCGATGAAGGCGGGCCTCGGCGAGGAAATCCCGTCCATGACCATCAACAAGGTCTGCGGATCCGGACTCAAATCCGTCATGCTCGCGTCCTCAGCCATTCGCGCGGGCGACGGAGATGCGTATGTTGCCGGCGGCATGGAGAGCATGAGCAACGCACCGTATCTCCTGCCTGGGGCGCGCAGCGGCTACCGGATGGGGGATGCGCAGGTGGTCGACAGCATGATCAAAGACGGACTCTGGTGCGCCTTCTGCGACACCCACATGGGCATCACGGCAGAGAACATTGCAGACAAGTACAGCCTCACACGGTCAGAGCAGGACGAATTTTCTGCTGTGAGTCAGCAACGCGCAGAGGCGGCCATTAAGGCGGGGCGGTTTCAAGACGAGATTGTGCCGGTGATGGTCAAGCGGCGCAAGGGTGATGCGATTGCCTTCGACACCGATGAGTTCCCACGCGCGGGGACGACAGTCGACGCACTGGCGAAACTGCGTCCGGCGTTTAAGAAGGACGGATCGGTCACTGCGGGCAACGCGTCCGGCATCAACGATGGCGCCGCCTCACTGATTGTGATGAGCGCAGAGAAGGCTGCCGCCCTCGGGCTGAAGCCGCTGGCACGTGTGCTTGGATACGGAAGTGCGGGTGTCGATCCCGCTGTCATGGGCCTCGGCCCCATCAACGCCACGAAGAAGGCTTTGAAAAATTCATCGCTGTCGCTTGGTGACATCGAACTGATTGAGGCAAACGAAGCGTTCGCGGCGCAGTCCCTTGGTGTTGCGAAAGAGCTCGGGTTCAATATGGACATTGTCAACGTGAATGGCGGTGCCATCGCGCTCGGTCACCCAATTGGTGCCAGTGGAGCGCGCATCCTCGTCACTCTCCTGTACGAAATGGCCAAGCGCGAGAACCGTTATGGTCTCGCCACACTTTGCATCGGCGGCGGCCAAGGTGTGTCCATGGTTGTCGAGCGCCTGGCGTAA
- a CDS encoding NADH-quinone oxidoreductase subunit A: protein MFHYWNPYLLVVLYVALGVVLPIASIWIIGPLLRPNKPSAAKASTYESGLEPVGDAHVRYNARYYLFALMFVVFDVETLFLYPWAVSFKKLGLFALTEMLIFIFMLVIGLAYAWRKKVLEWT, encoded by the coding sequence ATGTTCCATTACTGGAATCCGTATTTGTTGGTCGTTTTGTACGTGGCTCTAGGTGTTGTCTTGCCGATTGCATCCATCTGGATAATTGGCCCGCTGCTTCGACCAAACAAACCGTCGGCAGCCAAGGCATCGACCTATGAAAGCGGGCTCGAACCCGTTGGGGACGCCCACGTCCGCTACAACGCGCGCTATTACCTATTTGCGTTGATGTTCGTAGTGTTCGACGTGGAAACGCTGTTCCTGTACCCGTGGGCAGTGAGCTTTAAAAAGCTCGGACTGTTTGCCCTCACCGAAATGCTCATTTTTATCTTCATGCTCGTGATTGGGCTGGCTTACGCCTGGAGAAAGAAGGTGCTCGAATGGACCTGA
- the atpC gene encoding ATP synthase F1 subunit epsilon, giving the protein MSTTLLEVVTPERIILSEQVNMIIIRTGGGELGILPRHTALAATVKPGIIRVRFPNREDFIHTTGGFLQVLPEKITILADVAELASQIDLERAQRAKERAEHRLSQRDGVDVARAEMSLHRALNRIETAQKSRETGSPVGTR; this is encoded by the coding sequence TTGAGTACCACCCTATTGGAAGTAGTGACACCAGAACGCATCATCCTGTCTGAGCAGGTGAACATGATTATCATCCGAACCGGCGGTGGTGAACTCGGCATTTTGCCGAGGCATACCGCGCTTGCAGCAACCGTAAAACCTGGTATTATTCGCGTGAGGTTCCCGAACCGGGAAGACTTCATTCACACGACGGGCGGATTTCTGCAAGTGTTGCCGGAGAAAATCACAATCCTCGCCGACGTCGCAGAACTCGCCTCGCAGATTGACCTCGAGCGGGCGCAGCGCGCGAAAGAACGCGCTGAGCATCGCTTGTCACAGCGCGATGGCGTCGATGTGGCTCGGGCCGAGATGTCTCTGCACCGTGCGCTAAACCGCATCGAAACGGCTCAAAAGTCGCGCGAGACCGGAAGCCCAGTAGGCACGCGGTAA
- the atpH gene encoding ATP synthase F1 subunit delta yields the protein MLSGTVTNRYTEGLYGAAKDSGVVDAVDISLQEVVQVLDSNPDFRVFLEHPVIPSEAKSQLVKEVFGQSAHPLCVRFLDVLIERKRTAYVRAVAEAFHNRAEQDRGSVIVHVETALPLSDNEAQVIRQKLASALNKEPQTIVEVNPELIAGYRFRVGNRVIDATVRGALQQFAQKLTASGAVEEGNR from the coding sequence ATGCTGAGCGGAACCGTGACCAATCGATACACTGAAGGACTCTACGGGGCTGCAAAAGATTCAGGCGTGGTTGACGCCGTTGATATAAGCCTGCAAGAGGTTGTGCAGGTGCTCGACAGCAATCCGGATTTTCGCGTGTTCCTGGAACACCCTGTGATTCCTTCCGAGGCCAAGTCACAACTGGTGAAGGAAGTCTTTGGACAGTCTGCACATCCGCTGTGTGTACGCTTCCTCGATGTCCTCATCGAGCGTAAACGCACCGCATATGTGCGCGCTGTGGCAGAGGCATTCCACAACCGGGCAGAGCAGGACAGGGGCAGCGTCATCGTCCACGTCGAAACGGCTTTGCCGCTGTCTGACAACGAAGCGCAGGTAATCCGGCAGAAGCTGGCCTCTGCACTGAACAAAGAGCCCCAAACAATTGTCGAAGTAAACCCTGAACTCATCGCGGGATACCGTTTCCGTGTCGGAAACCGTGTCATTGATGCGACTGTGCGCGGGGCACTGCAGCAGTTTGCGCAGAAATTGACGGCGAGCGGGGCTGTCGAGGAGGGTAACCGTTGA
- a CDS encoding F0F1 ATP synthase subunit alpha produces the protein MSIRPDEISALIRKQIEQFEQKVQVSDTGIVLSVGDGIARIHGLDNAMAGELVEFSNGVYGMALNLEEDNVGIVVLGSVEGIQEGDEVKRTGRIVEVPVGDALLGRVVNPLGQPIDGRGPIESTTFRPVESRAPGVIERKSVHEPLQTGIKAIDAMIPIGRGQRELIIGDRQTGKTAIAIDTIINQKGNGVKCIYVAIGQKRSTVAQVVETLKKHGAMDYTIVVSAGASDPAPLLFLAPYAGCAMGEHYLYNGQHALIIYDDLSKQAAAYREMSLLLRRPPGREAYPGDVFYLHSRLLERAAKLSDANGAGSLTALPFIETQAGDVAAYIPTNVISITDGQIFLESDLFHSGVRPAVNVGISVSRVGGSAQTKAMKKVAGTLKLDLAEYRELQAFAQFGSDLDKATQARLNRGERTVEILKQHQYQPMPMENQVVSLWTVVNGYVDDVPVASIRKFEGEWLSFLASTYPQVQESIRTTGALSDETVAALKEAVQKFKATFVA, from the coding sequence TTGAGCATCCGACCTGATGAAATCAGTGCTCTGATTCGTAAACAAATAGAGCAGTTCGAGCAAAAAGTTCAAGTCTCCGACACCGGCATTGTTCTGTCAGTCGGTGACGGTATTGCACGTATCCATGGTCTGGATAATGCCATGGCCGGCGAACTCGTGGAGTTTTCAAACGGGGTCTACGGAATGGCTTTGAACCTTGAAGAAGACAACGTCGGTATCGTCGTCTTGGGATCCGTTGAAGGTATCCAAGAAGGCGACGAAGTGAAGCGCACCGGCCGCATCGTCGAAGTTCCTGTCGGCGACGCATTGCTTGGCCGCGTTGTGAATCCACTCGGTCAGCCGATTGACGGCCGTGGTCCGATTGAGTCCACGACATTCCGTCCGGTTGAATCGCGCGCTCCTGGCGTCATCGAGCGTAAATCCGTTCACGAACCACTTCAGACAGGTATCAAAGCAATTGACGCGATGATCCCGATTGGCCGCGGCCAACGCGAGCTCATCATCGGCGACCGTCAGACGGGTAAGACGGCCATCGCGATTGATACCATCATTAACCAAAAAGGCAACGGCGTGAAGTGCATCTACGTCGCCATCGGCCAAAAGCGTTCCACAGTGGCTCAGGTCGTGGAGACATTGAAGAAGCACGGAGCGATGGATTACACCATCGTCGTTTCCGCTGGCGCATCCGACCCAGCACCGCTGTTGTTCCTTGCCCCATACGCGGGTTGCGCCATGGGTGAGCATTACCTCTACAACGGTCAGCACGCCCTCATCATTTACGATGACCTGTCCAAACAGGCGGCTGCTTACCGCGAGATGTCCTTGCTCCTCCGTCGTCCGCCGGGCCGTGAAGCTTATCCTGGTGACGTTTTCTACTTGCACTCCCGGCTCCTCGAGCGCGCTGCGAAACTCAGCGACGCCAACGGCGCAGGTTCATTGACAGCTCTGCCGTTCATTGAAACGCAGGCTGGTGACGTGGCCGCTTACATTCCGACCAACGTCATTTCAATTACAGACGGACAAATCTTCCTCGAATCCGACCTGTTCCACTCTGGTGTGCGCCCGGCTGTCAACGTCGGTATCTCCGTCTCCCGTGTCGGTGGTTCCGCACAGACGAAGGCGATGAAGAAGGTTGCCGGTACTTTGAAGCTCGATCTCGCTGAGTACCGCGAACTGCAAGCCTTCGCCCAGTTTGGCTCAGACCTCGACAAGGCGACGCAAGCACGCCTCAATCGTGGTGAACGCACGGTCGAGATTTTGAAGCAGCACCAATACCAGCCAATGCCGATGGAGAATCAAGTTGTCTCCCTGTGGACCGTTGTTAACGGCTACGTTGACGACGTCCCGGTCGCTTCCATTCGGAAGTTTGAAGGCGAATGGCTGAGCTTCCTGGCATCGACCTATCCGCAGGTTCAGGAGTCCATCCGGACCACTGGCGCGCTCTCTGACGAAACAGTAGCAGCATTGAAAGAAGCAGTGCAGAAGTTTAAGGCAACGTTTGTGGCCTAA
- the atpB gene encoding F0F1 ATP synthase subunit A produces MPNFPVLFPNSAFPVNMVAIGSIILTGLIVLVIMRVALAKMDMRRPRGMQNFVEWAIDFAKGMARDTMPTETAVNFVLPLAFFTLFFLFIANWLGLIMTIGVKLHQPIPWLGLTAAKLAATKGEVLFFDSPTANMSVALGLAVLVWLISHARGLRHPKLWFRHFFSPSPLGLLEEITNPLTHGMRLFGNIFAGEALLTVMLNAPFAMGWIPWTVPLILVWLLYAGFVASVQAYVFSVLLCLYIGNKSFEGHAHHA; encoded by the coding sequence GTGCCTAATTTTCCTGTACTGTTTCCGAACTCCGCGTTCCCCGTCAACATGGTCGCCATTGGAAGCATCATTCTCACGGGGTTGATTGTACTCGTGATTATGCGTGTAGCTCTGGCCAAGATGGACATGCGGCGTCCGCGAGGCATGCAGAACTTCGTGGAATGGGCGATTGACTTCGCCAAAGGTATGGCGCGGGATACCATGCCGACAGAAACAGCGGTGAATTTCGTTTTACCGCTCGCGTTCTTCACGTTGTTCTTCCTGTTCATCGCGAACTGGCTCGGCCTCATCATGACCATCGGCGTAAAGCTACATCAGCCGATTCCTTGGTTGGGACTGACGGCAGCAAAGTTGGCGGCAACAAAGGGAGAGGTGTTGTTCTTCGACTCACCGACAGCCAACATGAGTGTTGCGCTGGGCTTGGCCGTTCTGGTTTGGCTCATCAGCCATGCTCGCGGTCTGCGCCACCCGAAGTTGTGGTTCCGCCATTTCTTTTCTCCGTCGCCGTTGGGGTTGCTCGAAGAGATTACGAACCCCCTTACGCACGGCATGCGTCTTTTCGGTAACATTTTTGCAGGTGAAGCCCTGCTGACGGTCATGCTGAATGCGCCGTTTGCGATGGGGTGGATCCCCTGGACAGTGCCCCTCATCCTTGTGTGGCTTCTCTACGCAGGATTTGTTGCCTCGGTCCAGGCCTATGTATTCTCGGTCTTGTTGTGTTTGTATATCGGTAACAAGTCGTTTGAAGGTCACGCGCACCACGCGTAA
- the atpF gene encoding F0F1 ATP synthase subunit B, with protein sequence MSIVMFLIMFWIVSYFGFKPIARMLESRRVHVTTQIEDAEKGRSEAEAILAEQKRLLEEAKNEARAIMEAARARADEQAQQLIRDAQAEAERVIAEGRELIERERTEALTAVLTKVSNLTVELTTKLLQSHVTAEVQQEMLSEAEKRLGELVC encoded by the coding sequence ATGTCTATCGTTATGTTCCTCATCATGTTCTGGATCGTCTCGTACTTCGGTTTCAAGCCCATCGCTAGGATGCTGGAAAGCCGTAGGGTTCACGTGACGACGCAGATCGAAGACGCTGAAAAAGGTCGTTCTGAAGCAGAAGCCATTTTGGCTGAGCAGAAACGCCTGCTCGAAGAAGCGAAAAACGAAGCTCGTGCCATCATGGAAGCAGCGCGTGCACGCGCCGATGAACAGGCACAGCAACTGATTCGCGATGCGCAGGCTGAGGCTGAGCGCGTCATTGCAGAAGGCCGTGAGCTGATTGAACGTGAGCGCACGGAAGCACTTACCGCAGTATTGACCAAGGTCTCTAACCTGACGGTCGAACTGACAACCAAATTGCTGCAAAGCCATGTTACGGCAGAAGTTCAGCAAGAAATGCTCTCCGAGGCCGAAAAACGCTTGGGTGAACTCGTATGCTGA